In the genome of Methylophaga nitratireducenticrescens, one region contains:
- a CDS encoding Rho termination factor N-terminal domain-containing protein: MVAEWTDKDERQYEHIKEQQKKSGKKTNKAEEIAARTVNKQRREEDRTPRKNSQGTGNPNSSLESRTKQELYNRASQLNIKGRSNMSKSELVAAIRKN, encoded by the coding sequence ATGGTTGCCGAATGGACAGATAAAGATGAACGTCAATATGAGCATATTAAGGAGCAGCAGAAAAAAAGCGGTAAAAAGACCAATAAAGCTGAAGAAATTGCGGCTCGCACCGTCAATAAGCAACGTCGTGAGGAAGACCGTACCCCCAGAAAAAATAGTCAGGGAACAGGCAATCCTAATAGCTCCCTGGAGTCACGGACAAAACAGGAGTTGTATAACCGTGCCAGTCAGCTAAATATTAAGGGACGTAGCAACATGAGCAAGTCGGAATTAGTGGCCGCTATTCGTAAAAACTGA
- a CDS encoding TonB-dependent siderophore receptor, with product MQTNLSIPQKTSIVRAIQQLTHSSRHILLCSALFMPVTLYSTNTLAETVTQSYSIQAGELGSVLNRFASQAGVNIYFDAALTRGLQSPGLDGTHSIDSALQKLLQGTNLQVVKTSADSYQLQQRPSGDNTEVDSVTLAPVQVSAAGIGSNTEGTNSYTTGSMNTATRLGLSIRETPQSVSVISRQLMDDMQLESLTDVVNTVTGINAKSFDSSRFGFSARGFDIDNYQIDGVPTTWSSGWAAGESQMDTVIYDRIEVVRGASGLISGAGNPSAAINLVRKKADSKEFTGHASVSAGSWDRYQGTVDISTPLNEAGTVRGRVVGSYLDERSYVDLLENEKTVFYGTLAADLTDNTLMNVGISQQQNKPTGSTWGGLPTWFSDGGRTDWSRSKTTAADWTEWSSTHTNYFANLEHVFDSGLKLYAGYTKNINEADLRLLYLSGAPDRATGLGMSASPAWYDVKREQDTIDIYGSLPFDFAGKNHEITVGFMHSKQDLTTDNRPRVAAAPGSFYDWDGSYPEPEWGEKTTYTTQDTKQIGGYAVARLTLADPLKLILGSRITNWEIEGMKWNGERYNFDHHQVVTPYAGLIYDINDIYSAFVSYTDIFNPQDYQDRNGNYLDPLEGENYEAGIKAEYLQGRLNAMVSVFRIEQDNLAQVDAGYLIPGTINQAYYAAEGTTSKGFEAEISGAITDNWNLIVGWSQFQAEDADGASVNIRYPRRTATLFTTYRLDQLTLGGGVNWESSNYTLVTNPLGQTEKLKQDSYALVRLMAKYQVTPALSAQLNINNLFDEKYYTNIGFYSQLAYGTPRNANLTLKYDF from the coding sequence ATGCAAACCAATCTATCGATACCCCAAAAAACGTCCATCGTTCGCGCCATTCAGCAGCTAACCCATTCCAGTAGACATATATTGTTATGTAGTGCGTTATTCATGCCGGTCACTCTGTATTCAACCAACACCTTGGCGGAAACCGTGACGCAGAGCTATTCGATTCAGGCCGGTGAGTTAGGCAGTGTGTTAAATCGTTTTGCCAGTCAGGCAGGTGTGAATATCTATTTTGATGCCGCCTTAACCCGCGGACTGCAAAGTCCGGGACTGGATGGAACACATTCTATTGATTCAGCGTTGCAGAAGTTACTGCAGGGCACCAATTTGCAAGTAGTGAAAACCTCTGCTGACAGCTATCAATTGCAACAACGTCCCTCAGGGGATAATACAGAAGTAGATAGCGTAACCTTGGCACCGGTCCAGGTTAGTGCCGCTGGTATCGGAAGCAACACCGAAGGTACTAATTCCTATACTACTGGCTCGATGAATACAGCAACACGACTAGGCTTATCAATTCGTGAAACACCACAGTCAGTATCTGTTATTTCAAGACAGTTGATGGATGATATGCAGCTGGAATCATTAACGGATGTCGTTAATACGGTGACTGGTATCAATGCAAAATCATTTGATAGTTCTCGATTTGGTTTTTCGGCTCGTGGTTTTGATATTGATAATTATCAGATAGACGGTGTTCCAACCACTTGGTCATCTGGTTGGGCGGCGGGTGAGTCCCAAATGGACACCGTTATTTATGATCGTATTGAAGTGGTACGTGGTGCCAGCGGATTGATTTCCGGCGCGGGTAATCCCTCTGCTGCAATTAATTTAGTACGCAAAAAAGCGGATAGTAAAGAATTTACCGGGCATGCTTCTGTGAGTGCAGGCAGTTGGGATCGCTATCAGGGCACGGTTGATATTTCGACACCGCTTAATGAAGCCGGAACAGTGCGTGGTCGGGTAGTAGGCAGTTATTTGGATGAGCGTTCCTATGTCGATTTGCTGGAAAATGAAAAGACCGTGTTTTATGGCACTCTGGCAGCAGATCTAACAGACAATACCTTAATGAATGTGGGTATTAGCCAGCAACAGAATAAACCGACAGGTTCCACCTGGGGTGGTTTGCCAACCTGGTTCAGTGATGGCGGCAGAACCGACTGGTCGCGATCAAAAACCACTGCAGCCGACTGGACGGAGTGGAGCTCAACCCATACCAATTATTTTGCCAATCTTGAGCATGTATTTGATTCTGGTTTAAAACTTTATGCCGGATACACCAAAAACATTAATGAAGCCGACTTACGATTACTATATCTGTCCGGTGCACCAGATAGAGCGACGGGGTTGGGCATGTCCGCCAGCCCGGCCTGGTACGATGTGAAAAGAGAACAAGACACCATTGATATCTATGGCTCACTGCCTTTCGATTTTGCTGGTAAGAATCATGAAATCACGGTGGGTTTCATGCATAGTAAACAGGATTTAACGACTGATAACCGTCCACGCGTTGCAGCAGCTCCAGGAAGTTTTTACGACTGGGATGGTTCCTATCCTGAACCTGAGTGGGGTGAAAAAACCACCTACACGACCCAAGACACGAAACAAATCGGTGGTTATGCTGTCGCTCGATTGACCCTTGCCGACCCGCTGAAGTTAATCCTGGGTAGCCGTATCACTAACTGGGAAATTGAAGGAATGAAATGGAATGGTGAACGATACAATTTTGATCATCATCAGGTGGTTACTCCCTACGCTGGTTTGATCTATGACATTAATGATATTTATTCAGCCTTTGTGAGTTATACCGATATCTTTAATCCGCAGGATTATCAGGATCGTAATGGCAACTACTTGGACCCGTTGGAAGGTGAGAACTATGAAGCGGGTATCAAGGCTGAATATCTTCAAGGCAGGCTCAATGCGATGGTGTCGGTTTTCCGGATTGAACAGGATAATCTGGCCCAGGTAGATGCGGGTTATTTGATTCCTGGGACCATTAATCAAGCTTATTACGCTGCAGAAGGCACTACCAGTAAAGGTTTTGAAGCCGAAATTTCGGGCGCCATTACCGATAACTGGAATCTGATCGTGGGCTGGTCACAGTTTCAGGCAGAAGATGCTGACGGAGCGTCAGTCAATATACGTTATCCGCGTCGAACAGCCACGTTGTTTACTACTTATCGTTTAGACCAACTAACGCTGGGAGGCGGGGTCAACTGGGAAAGTTCCAACTACACACTGGTGACTAATCCATTAGGTCAAACCGAAAAGTTAAAACAGGACAGTTATGCGTTGGTCAGACTGATGGCGAAATATCAGGTGACACCGGCATTAAGCGCTCAACTGAATATTAATAATCTGTTTGATGAGAAGTATTACACCAATATCGGTTTTTACAGCCAGTTGGCTTATGGAACACCACGAAATGCAAATCTGACATTGAAATATGATTTCTGA
- a CDS encoding FecR domain-containing protein — protein MKAALARLTPQQRKALADTAQWHVELTADSNTDKTQQAWQGWLSKQPENQWAWQQLEKLQQQLKQLPGDVAFDSLKPDIAEQPSNTRRNVLKSIAGIGVISSSSWLAWQYSPASLMLADHSTHTGEIREVQLADGSTVMLNSASAINVHFSEVERRIRLQQGEIMISTSSNSDIRPFYVQTRQGLLKPLGTRFSVQQQQDKTVLSVFEHQVKVSLPDKQQIICPAGQKLAFTNKQFEPLTAIVDGEDAWLQQKLIINDMPLNEFLAELARYRPGVIRVDPELAKYHISGTFDVTNTEQALMAVSRLFPVSVTFRSRYWVSVRPA, from the coding sequence ATGAAAGCGGCTTTAGCGAGATTAACACCGCAGCAGCGAAAAGCGCTGGCGGATACAGCCCAGTGGCATGTGGAACTCACGGCGGACTCCAATACTGATAAAACGCAGCAAGCCTGGCAAGGCTGGTTATCGAAACAACCTGAAAATCAATGGGCCTGGCAGCAACTGGAAAAACTGCAGCAACAACTCAAACAGCTTCCCGGCGATGTGGCGTTTGATTCTCTTAAACCAGATATAGCAGAGCAACCCTCAAATACTCGAAGGAACGTGCTGAAAAGCATCGCCGGCATTGGGGTTATTTCTTCATCAAGCTGGCTTGCCTGGCAATATTCACCTGCTAGTTTGATGCTGGCAGATCATTCCACGCACACCGGAGAAATCCGGGAAGTGCAGCTGGCGGATGGCTCAACCGTTATGCTGAACAGTGCCTCAGCTATCAATGTCCACTTTTCAGAAGTGGAACGCAGGATCCGCTTGCAACAAGGTGAGATTATGATCTCCACCAGTTCGAATAGTGATATCCGGCCTTTTTATGTGCAGACCCGGCAAGGTTTATTAAAACCGCTGGGTACTCGGTTTTCAGTTCAGCAACAACAGGATAAGACGGTATTGTCTGTGTTTGAGCATCAGGTGAAAGTCAGCTTGCCAGATAAGCAACAGATTATCTGTCCGGCCGGGCAAAAGCTGGCCTTTACCAATAAACAGTTTGAACCATTGACTGCTATCGTCGATGGGGAAGATGCCTGGCTGCAGCAAAAGCTGATTATTAATGATATGCCTTTGAATGAGTTTTTAGCTGAACTTGCCCGTTACCGGCCCGGTGTGATCCGTGTTGATCCTGAACTGGCGAAATATCATATCAGCGGCACTTTTGATGTGACCAATACCGAGCAGGCATTAATGGCGGTAAGTCGTCTTTTCCCGGTATCAGTTACTTTCCGCAGTCGTTATTGGGTGTCTGTCCGCCCGGCATAA
- a CDS encoding sigma-70 family RNA polymerase sigma factor has product MNAPLSPPPTESLEKLYQNNFSWLQNWLRERLSCSHQAADLAQDTFVRLLSAPDFNGKIEAIREPRSYLVTVAKRVMIDHFRRRTIEQSYLQALMQQTEQEVISAEQSMIVLETLYRIDTMLDGLGVKVKTAFLMSQLKGMTYREIAGEMGLSESSVKKYMAKATQHCLLFSLYEQLDA; this is encoded by the coding sequence ATGAATGCGCCATTGTCTCCACCACCCACAGAGAGCCTGGAAAAACTCTATCAAAATAATTTCAGCTGGTTGCAGAACTGGTTACGTGAGCGTTTGAGTTGTTCGCATCAGGCGGCAGATTTGGCGCAGGATACGTTTGTAAGATTGCTATCAGCCCCGGATTTTAATGGCAAAATTGAGGCTATTCGTGAGCCGCGCAGTTATCTGGTAACGGTAGCAAAGCGGGTGATGATCGACCATTTCCGTCGTCGCACGATAGAGCAATCTTACCTGCAGGCCTTAATGCAGCAAACGGAGCAGGAAGTCATCTCGGCAGAGCAGAGCATGATTGTGCTGGAAACGTTGTATCGCATTGATACCATGCTGGATGGTTTGGGTGTGAAAGTGAAAACCGCTTTTCTGATGTCCCAGCTTAAAGGCATGACCTATCGTGAAATTGCCGGTGAAATGGGATTGTCAGAAAGCTCGGTTAAAAAATATATGGCCAAAGCCACACAACATTGCCTGTTATTTTCATTATATGAGCAGCTTGATGCATGA
- a CDS encoding protein-S-isoprenylcysteine O-methyltransferase, with product MKKDKTLQQSSTSNWFYSLLILLSALIIMTLLLKMQTLTWAEIVWFLAFTATFIIRLPFTRMVKQNHIVLAKQDTSEKVLLFGMFASSMFLPGMYLITSWLDFANYSVSEQFVLIAALLQIPYLWLFWRSHADLGRNWSPTLELHEQHKLVTKGVYARLRHPMYSAIWLFVIAQPFLLQNWIAGFLIVPAFTLLSLGRIPREETMLREQFGQAYEDYIARTGKLFPKFHGK from the coding sequence ATGAAAAAAGATAAAACGTTGCAACAAAGTAGTACAAGCAACTGGTTTTATTCTCTGCTGATCTTGCTGTCAGCACTTATTATTATGACGCTTCTGTTGAAAATGCAGACCTTAACATGGGCAGAAATCGTCTGGTTTCTGGCATTTACGGCCACATTTATAATTCGTTTACCATTTACTCGAATGGTGAAACAAAACCATATAGTCCTGGCCAAGCAGGATACTTCCGAAAAGGTACTGTTGTTTGGCATGTTTGCCAGCAGTATGTTTTTGCCGGGGATGTATTTGATTACTTCATGGCTGGATTTTGCGAATTATTCTGTGTCTGAACAATTTGTGCTGATCGCGGCTTTACTACAAATTCCCTATTTATGGCTTTTCTGGCGATCACATGCTGATCTTGGGCGTAACTGGAGCCCGACACTTGAGCTGCATGAGCAGCATAAGTTGGTGACAAAAGGCGTGTATGCCCGACTGCGACATCCGATGTACAGTGCGATCTGGCTGTTTGTGATTGCCCAGCCTTTTCTTTTGCAAAACTGGATTGCCGGTTTTCTTATTGTGCCTGCGTTTACTTTACTATCATTGGGTCGTATTCCTCGTGAGGAAACCATGCTGCGCGAGCAGTTCGGTCAGGCATATGAAGATTATATTGCTAGGACAGGGAAGCTTTTTCCCAAATTCCATGGGAAGTAA
- a CDS encoding PepSY-associated TM helix domain-containing protein, giving the protein MTVRNFWLSLHKWSSLIAMLVMLVVFVSGLPLVFKAEIEYWLGYGTAEHQERAEMPLDSLVAAAEQRRKDKVVQFIVWEDNKPGTVIMSMADTPDEAPYHNISVLVSPYDGQIVNDEPEPLAFFSDLHTQLLMGKGGAFFLGIIAISLVLSLISGVMIYTPFAGRRPFGTVRNGKSKRAKWLDVHNVLGIIVFGWMLVVGGTGLINSWGEYLVHFWRADQVAEMTRDYHNKPAPEKTQFGSVHQALEIAKAPYPEMVPWFISMPGSMMSDAHHYTIYLRGGTSRTAQLVRPVLVDAVTQTITDSREMPWYMKTLMLSQPLHFGDYGGFLLKLIWFLFTLISTVVLITGLYLWWLRRKQRYSADNWQELLES; this is encoded by the coding sequence ATGACTGTACGGAATTTCTGGTTAAGTTTGCACAAATGGAGCAGCCTGATCGCCATGCTGGTGATGCTGGTGGTTTTTGTTTCGGGTTTGCCATTGGTATTTAAAGCGGAGATTGAATACTGGCTTGGCTATGGTACGGCTGAGCATCAAGAACGTGCCGAAATGCCTCTGGATAGTTTGGTTGCAGCCGCTGAACAGCGCCGAAAAGATAAGGTTGTACAGTTTATCGTTTGGGAAGACAACAAACCCGGCACCGTGATTATGTCGATGGCGGATACGCCGGATGAAGCGCCTTATCACAATATCTCGGTGCTGGTTTCTCCTTATGATGGGCAAATCGTCAATGATGAGCCTGAGCCATTAGCCTTTTTTTCTGACTTGCATACACAGTTATTGATGGGGAAAGGTGGGGCTTTTTTTCTGGGGATAATCGCCATTTCCTTAGTCTTATCATTGATTTCAGGGGTAATGATCTATACGCCCTTTGCTGGACGAAGGCCGTTTGGCACAGTACGAAATGGCAAATCAAAGCGGGCTAAATGGCTGGATGTACATAACGTTTTAGGCATTATTGTTTTTGGTTGGATGCTGGTGGTCGGTGGCACAGGTTTAATTAATAGCTGGGGCGAGTATTTGGTGCATTTCTGGCGTGCTGACCAGGTGGCGGAGATGACGCGTGATTATCACAATAAACCAGCACCCGAAAAAACTCAGTTCGGCAGCGTGCATCAGGCCCTGGAAATTGCCAAGGCTCCTTACCCTGAAATGGTTCCCTGGTTTATTTCTATGCCGGGATCCATGATGTCGGATGCGCATCATTACACTATTTATCTGCGTGGTGGCACGTCGCGAACCGCACAGCTTGTAAGACCTGTGCTGGTGGATGCCGTAACGCAAACCATTACCGATAGCCGAGAGATGCCCTGGTATATGAAAACGTTGATGTTATCGCAGCCGCTGCATTTCGGAGACTATGGTGGTTTCCTGCTCAAGCTGATTTGGTTCTTGTTTACCTTGATCTCAACGGTGGTGCTTATAACTGGTTTGTACCTGTGGTGGTTGAGAAGAAAGCAACGTTATAGCGCAGATAATTGGCAGGAGCTTTTGGAATCATGA
- a CDS encoding TonB-dependent receptor has translation MNKHKTLYWMIGVALVNSQTVWAEEHDEVAKLSTMVVSSKRATELEKLDAETKIISKEVIDKANIYSIDQLDGKAPGLVVRQRGARIYDNISLRGQTSMDFYSPKVLVFVDGLPQDSGSFAQALPIGLRQVEVLNGPQGTLYGRGAVGGVINVVTEKPGEGNEMTLSTSQSNLTQGVSGRINQTLIEDSLFLDVSGHYLDEDGEYEGLLSGEDLGDSLNKQGQARLRWAPSQSQWDVMLSLRHDDIYSNEEQFVPAGFFRARKAYPVEGDYQLRLDSYGLTTSYDFESVQFTSLTSYQGRDLNRTVFSLYSPETYDSFSQEIRIASQPDESTRMSYVAGFYYEDTDFTFARPTLMQKTKHTMESYALFGEMTWALTENLDLTTGLRLDRNEVAATSEAMTFIQKGNDTFHSISPKLALGYQLTPATRLYALYSEGSKSGGFTRTGTPATVSFSYKPEKTRNYEAGIKTRLLDERLTLSAATYFTETKDYQLFIGFQPNQYLANVGETEVKGIHLDAEIAVTDRFMISGMWSYNTAEFSKSKVIGNDLKGNWTPYVPRSTASVGAVYKIDIAPEWGSLTLNSDISHVGKMYFDQENQLSQSAYTLLNASVGWQLTQNLSMDLYGANLTDKDYAVYLFDAGPGLGQFFQLGRGREVGLKLTVGF, from the coding sequence ATGAATAAACATAAAACACTTTATTGGATGATTGGAGTGGCATTAGTTAACAGCCAGACTGTCTGGGCTGAAGAGCATGATGAAGTAGCAAAGTTGTCGACCATGGTGGTCAGCAGCAAACGAGCGACGGAACTGGAGAAGTTGGATGCAGAAACCAAAATTATCAGTAAGGAAGTCATAGACAAAGCAAATATCTACTCTATTGATCAGCTTGATGGGAAAGCTCCTGGATTGGTGGTACGTCAAAGAGGAGCTCGTATTTACGATAATATTTCATTGCGCGGGCAAACCTCAATGGATTTTTACAGCCCGAAAGTTCTGGTCTTTGTAGATGGGTTACCTCAGGATTCTGGATCTTTTGCACAAGCCTTACCGATTGGCCTTCGTCAAGTAGAGGTTTTAAATGGCCCTCAGGGAACCTTGTATGGACGAGGGGCTGTAGGCGGAGTGATCAATGTTGTCACCGAAAAACCGGGGGAAGGAAATGAAATGACATTGAGCACATCACAAAGCAATCTCACACAAGGGGTCTCGGGTCGGATCAATCAGACCTTGATCGAGGATAGTCTTTTTCTCGATGTATCTGGTCATTACCTGGATGAAGATGGCGAGTATGAAGGTCTACTAAGTGGTGAAGATCTTGGGGATAGTCTAAATAAACAAGGCCAAGCTCGCTTGCGTTGGGCGCCATCTCAGTCTCAGTGGGATGTTATGCTTTCACTCAGACATGATGATATATATTCAAACGAAGAGCAGTTTGTTCCAGCTGGTTTTTTTAGAGCACGCAAAGCATATCCGGTTGAGGGTGATTATCAATTAAGACTTGATAGTTATGGATTGACGACTAGCTATGATTTTGAAAGTGTTCAGTTCACATCGCTGACAAGCTACCAAGGACGCGATCTCAATCGTACCGTTTTCTCTCTATACAGTCCTGAAACCTATGACAGTTTCTCTCAGGAAATCCGCATCGCTTCCCAACCGGATGAGAGCACCAGAATGAGTTATGTTGCTGGTTTCTATTATGAAGATACCGATTTCACCTTTGCCCGTCCGACATTAATGCAAAAAACAAAACACACTATGGAAAGCTATGCTCTGTTTGGTGAAATGACGTGGGCGCTGACGGAAAATCTTGACTTAACGACTGGCTTGCGACTAGACAGAAACGAAGTGGCAGCAACCTCTGAAGCCATGACGTTTATTCAAAAAGGAAACGATACATTTCATAGCATTTCACCAAAGTTGGCACTCGGCTATCAGTTGACTCCGGCAACGAGGCTATATGCACTTTATAGTGAAGGTAGTAAATCTGGAGGGTTTACTCGAACGGGCACACCGGCAACAGTATCATTCAGTTATAAGCCGGAAAAAACGAGAAATTATGAAGCCGGAATTAAGACCCGTTTGTTAGATGAGCGTTTGACTTTGTCAGCAGCAACCTACTTTACCGAAACTAAGGATTACCAACTTTTTATCGGTTTTCAACCCAATCAGTATCTGGCCAATGTAGGAGAAACGGAGGTCAAAGGTATCCATCTGGATGCAGAAATTGCCGTTACGGACCGCTTTATGATTTCGGGTATGTGGTCATATAACACAGCAGAATTTTCCAAATCTAAGGTTATAGGTAATGATCTAAAGGGAAACTGGACACCTTATGTTCCTCGCTCCACTGCTAGCGTAGGTGCTGTATATAAAATTGATATTGCCCCAGAGTGGGGCTCGTTAACGTTGAATAGTGATATCAGTCATGTAGGAAAAATGTATTTCGATCAAGAAAATCAGCTTAGTCAGTCTGCTTATACTTTGCTGAATGCCAGTGTAGGTTGGCAGCTTACCCAAAATCTCAGTATGGATTTGTACGGAGCTAATCTCACAGACAAAGATTATGCTGTTTATCTATTTGATGCCGGTCCGGGGCTCGGGCAGTTTTTTCAACTGGGACGAGGTCGAGAGGTTGGGCTTAAATTAACCGTTGGCTTCTAA
- a CDS encoding helix-turn-helix domain-containing protein yields MRQLQISERPVLQRETTSDLRNVGYDFDKYMNELTGISGRSCRLNLRDGLDVSGFDLKLETLTHTSHMKADPCVAIYIMLEGEGHGEIYPESGDETLKIPYQRGLTYISVMFEPVTGCSVLPPDTIFKGIDIRFTLDFLEKLNQSELFNQLDSHHSACITSSSNVWLGSTPTSRLVDDSAQFILNHIFGPPDNDLQLEAYALNILANLLKTLESGQKTGIEDRPLTRKETRNIEQVHALMLENIAFPWTINDLARKVGLNEKRLKIGFRIVYGQPIHRYLQRQRLEQARILLLEGLTVTEASLSIGYANPSYFAYLFKREYGCSPSSIR; encoded by the coding sequence ATGCGGCAATTACAGATCAGTGAGCGTCCGGTCCTGCAACGGGAAACCACTTCTGATCTTCGGAATGTAGGCTATGATTTTGATAAATACATGAATGAACTGACCGGAATTAGTGGCCGCTCCTGCCGCCTTAATCTGCGTGATGGTTTGGATGTATCTGGATTTGATTTAAAGCTGGAAACCCTCACACACACTTCTCATATGAAAGCCGATCCCTGTGTTGCCATATACATCATGCTGGAGGGTGAAGGACATGGCGAGATTTATCCAGAAAGTGGCGATGAAACCCTGAAAATTCCATACCAGCGGGGTTTGACATATATTTCTGTCATGTTTGAGCCTGTCACAGGCTGTTCGGTTTTGCCACCAGACACAATTTTTAAAGGGATTGATATCCGATTTACGTTAGATTTTCTGGAAAAACTCAATCAATCAGAACTCTTTAATCAATTAGATAGCCACCATTCAGCCTGTATTACCTCCTCTAGCAATGTCTGGCTGGGCTCCACGCCCACCAGTCGCCTGGTCGATGACTCCGCCCAGTTCATTCTTAACCATATTTTCGGCCCGCCAGATAATGACCTGCAACTGGAAGCTTATGCCTTGAATATTCTGGCAAATCTGCTGAAAACGCTGGAATCAGGACAAAAAACGGGGATAGAAGATCGACCGTTAACCCGTAAAGAAACCCGCAATATTGAACAGGTTCATGCACTGATGCTGGAAAATATTGCTTTCCCATGGACCATCAACGACCTCGCCCGGAAAGTCGGGCTTAATGAAAAACGTCTGAAAATCGGTTTCCGAATCGTTTATGGCCAGCCAATTCATCGCTATCTGCAACGACAACGCCTTGAGCAGGCCCGAATATTACTTCTAGAAGGTTTAACTGTGACGGAAGCCTCGCTGTCTATCGGTTACGCCAACCCCAGCTATTTTGCCTATTTGTTCAAACGCGAATACGGCTGCTCGCCCTCTTCAATACGTTGA
- a CDS encoding alpha/beta hydrolase, translating into MQFNTLKSSLYLVCYLPILAVADPVVLAGTESFSLKNSAGQQYQIMVSLPEQQSEEKPAAVLYLLDGNAFFAAFHDAKRLQRAFADHIIVAIGYPTETPFDFYRRSYDFSPPVGQADVDPPQGGQDEFLTFLENTLQPEISKRYLIDNQRQALFGHSFGGMFTLYAMFSRPQLVNHYIASSPTLWWHNRYLLAAEIAFSEQAEKHKLNNKSLLLVVAEGDPIQERQDAVLLAERMVNLSRFGLRSAFHQQEDETHMSLPVSIANRVLHQAFTPRLK; encoded by the coding sequence ATGCAATTCAACACTTTAAAAAGCAGCCTGTACCTAGTCTGCTACCTGCCAATTCTGGCGGTAGCAGATCCAGTAGTTTTAGCCGGAACCGAAAGCTTCAGCCTGAAAAACTCCGCCGGACAGCAATATCAGATCATGGTGAGCTTACCGGAACAACAGTCAGAGGAAAAACCTGCAGCAGTTTTATATTTGCTTGATGGTAATGCCTTTTTTGCTGCCTTTCATGATGCCAAAAGACTGCAAAGGGCGTTTGCTGATCATATTATTGTCGCTATTGGCTATCCTACTGAAACGCCATTTGATTTTTACCGGCGTTCCTATGATTTTTCGCCACCGGTAGGACAAGCTGATGTTGATCCGCCTCAGGGGGGGCAGGATGAATTTCTGACGTTTCTTGAAAACACCTTGCAACCCGAAATATCTAAAAGGTATTTAATTGATAATCAGCGGCAGGCATTATTCGGACATTCATTTGGAGGTATGTTTACCTTGTATGCCATGTTTAGCCGACCGCAACTGGTTAATCATTATATTGCTTCCAGTCCCACGCTTTGGTGGCATAACCGTTATCTCCTGGCAGCAGAAATAGCTTTTAGCGAACAGGCTGAAAAGCACAAACTGAATAATAAAAGTCTATTGCTGGTAGTGGCCGAAGGTGACCCGATCCAAGAACGCCAGGATGCTGTATTGCTGGCAGAACGAATGGTCAATCTCTCACGATTTGGTTTACGCAGTGCCTTCCATCAACAAGAAGATGAAACCCATATGTCATTGCCGGTGAGTATTGCCAATCGCGTTTTACACCAAGCTTTTACCCCAAGATTAAAATAA